TCCAGGTCATCTCCTCCTTCACGCAGTTTCACCAGGGCATATTGCTGGATGGTAACCAGCGGTTTTACGATACGCTCCCGCATGCGGATAGAAAGCTTGTCTACCGGGTATGAAGCCATCAACGTATCATGCCCCGAAAGTTTATATAAGTACTCTTTGGTAAGCAAATACTCATCATAGATCATTTTCCAGATCCCGCCAAACTGCTCATCCTTTTCCATATAGGCCGTAATGGGAAAATAGGATTTGGACATCGCCATTTCGCAGTTATCGAGCAATGTTTTAAAATACAGCGACTCCCTATAAAGACTTTTCAGCTCCTCAAAACGGCCGATGTATTCCATTTTTTTCAGCGCCGTTCCTACCCCGTAAAAACCGGGTACATTCTGTTTCAGCTGGCTCCATGCACCGGCAAAAGGAATGGCCCGCAGATCATTCAGCGAAAAAGAAGATTGCGATCCTCCTCTTTTTGCCGGACGGCTGCCGATATTGGTTTCATTATAAAAACGCAGCGGGCTCATTTCATACAGATAATTGGCCAGTTGCGGATGCTCCTTCAATTGCTTGTATGCATCAAAACCGTAGGAAGCCAGCTCCTGCATCAGTTCTTCCTTTTTACCGCTTAAAGGTGGGTAGCGGTCTGTGAACAATGAATTCGATACGCCTGCATTGATGAGTTGTTCCAGGTTGAACTGCGCCGATTCGATAATGCCAAAATTGGCACTTACCGTTTGTCCCTGTATAGTTAGCTGAATTTCCTTATTGGAAATATGGCTACCCATGGAGGCGTAGAATTTATGCGTTTTACCACCGCCTCTTGAGGGCGGGCCACCCCTGCCATCAAAAAAGATCACGTCAAATCCATACTGCCGGGTAATACGTGTCAGCTCTTCCTTTGCACGGTAGATACTCCAGTTGGCCATCAGGTAGCCCCCATCCTTGGTTCCATCGGAAAAGCCAAGCATAATGGTCTGCGTTTTACCCCGCCGGTTCAGGTGCTCCTTATAGGATGGGATCGAATACAGATCCTTCATGATGGCGCCGGCGTTCTGCAGGTCTTCAATGGTTTCAAACAAGGGCACCACATCCACTTTAAAATTTTCGCCACTGATGCCGCTAAGACGAAAGAGCCCTACCACCTCAATAATATTCAGTACACTGGTGCAATGGCTGATGATATAACGGTTACAGCCTTCTTCTCCATTTGCTTTTTGTATCGCGCAAACTGCATCCACCACCTGCACGGTATCCTTTACTACGTCGTCTTTAACAAGCCCGGTTACATCTGCCTGCTGCAGTTCCAACAACAAGGCTGTTTTTTGTTTTTCCGTCAACTCGTTGTAGTTGGCCGGCAATATGCCGGAAGCAGCCAGCTGCGCATACAACTTTTCATGTATGGAGCTATCCTGGCGAATATCCAGGGATGCAAAATGCAAACCGAAGATCTCGATCTTATTAATCAGGTTTTCGATCTTGTTTACAAAAAGCCCGTTATGCTTATCATTAACCACATTCCTAACCGCTTCCAGCGTATCAATGAGCTCCCGGGCTTGGATCTTCGATTCATACCCCGGCACAAAAACTTCATCGTATAACTTACGTTCCAGTTCAATCAGTTCTTCCTCTACTCCCTGGAACGTGAGCCTGCGGCGCAACCGGCGCACATCCATATAGTAACATTTCAGAATCGCGCCCCGCAGTGCTCCAGCCACCTGAAGGGTGGTATCTGTGGTTACAAAAGGATTCCCGTCACGATCGCCTCCGGGCCAGAAGCCCATTTTCACCAGCGCATGTTTGCCGGTGTTGATCTGTGGAAACTGGTTCTTCAGCGCACTGATAATGCGACCCGCCGCCGGGTAAAATACGTTCTCCAGGTACCAGATCAGGCTCACGGCCTCGTCATAAGGAGTTGGCTTTTTCTTTTTGAGAAACGGCGTTTTTCCCAGCTGTTGCAGCAACATGTTGATCTCGCTGGCATCATTCCGTATCAACGCACTGCTCAGATCGCGGATAATGCCCAGTACAGAACCCGGATAAAACTGCGTAGGATGGGCTGTAAGTACCAGGCGTACACAAAAATCTTTGAGCACCTGCTCAAATCCTTCTTCCTTGTTATTTTGTACCACCTCAGACATCAGCTGCTTCAAGGTACCGGCTCCGTTGAGATCGTTGATTTCTTTATAGGAAGCATCCTCCAGGGCGTCAAACAGCACCACCTGCCGTTCGATATATTGTACCAGGCGAAACAACAGATCTACCTGCGTTTTTACTTCAGAATAAGAGGTATGCCGGTTAAAAAAATCATCTACAATCTCTACAGGACTTAAGGCCTTTTCATATCCTTCCTCACACATACTGGACAATAACGACAGCAAAATCCCGGTCTTTTCAATACGGTTGAACGGTAAAGAAGTAAATAAACTATTATACAACTGAAACCTGATTCCCACGTCGTTTTTGAAGTGTTGAACCGATTGGCTGCTTACCACATCCATATATTTCCTGTTTGACTTTTAGAATTGCCTCCGGGCGCTCCGAACATTGCAAAGAACGAAGCGATCCTTCAGTGTTTAAACAGCGTTGAAGATACTATTTTTCCGCTATAACATTTGCAATTCTCAAGTATTTAATCATTTCTTTATACGATGTCTAATGATCCGGCACAATCCTTACATATTCTCAAACAAGCTCCTGTATTACCGGTTTCGGTTCTAAAGCAGAGAGACATAAAAAAGCCTCGTCCGGGTACACCGTACGAGGCTTTTTTATGTTGTAAAGAAGGATTATGCTTCTTTGTTCTCGTCTTTTGCTTCTGCTGCAGGAGCTTCTTCAGCAGCTGCAGGAGCAACCGCTTCTTTTACTTCCTCAACAGGTGCTGCTTCCGCAACAGCAGTAGCTTCTTCTTTTTTCTTTCCGCTACCGCTGCGACGACGGGTACGTTTACCAGCAGCTTTCTCATCAGATCCTTTACCGTAAACTTCGTTAAAGTCTACCAGCTCGATCATTGCTTTTTCAGCAGCATCACCAGGACGGATCCCTAATTTAATGATGCGGGTATAACCACCGGGGCGGCCGCCAACCTTTGCTGCAACGGCATCGAACAGTTCTTTAACCGCTTCTTTGTCCTGTAAGTGGCTGAACACAATACGACGCTGATGTGTGGTATTTTCTTTGCTTTTGGTAATCAGGGGTTCTACATATACCCTTAACGCCTTTGCTTTTGCAACAGTAGTTACAATACGCTTGTGCTCGATCAGCTGGCAGGAAAGATTACGCAACAAGGCATCTCTGTGTGCTTTGGTACGGCTTAAATTTTTGATTTTGTCTCCGTGACGCATGACATTTAATTTGAGATTTGAGATCTGAGATTTCAGACCCACAAATCGGTTAAAAAAATTCGGTTACACCGTGTCAAGGAAATTGTAACCTACTGTACTAATGTGGAAATGTGTGAATGAGAGAATGTGGAAATTTTCATACTTCCACATTTTCACATCTTCACATAATTAATAATCGTCTTTATCGATTCCCAGCTTCTGAAGGTCCATACCAAAG
The sequence above is a segment of the Niabella agricola genome. Coding sequences within it:
- a CDS encoding phosphoenolpyruvate carboxylase — protein: MDVVSSQSVQHFKNDVGIRFQLYNSLFTSLPFNRIEKTGILLSLLSSMCEEGYEKALSPVEIVDDFFNRHTSYSEVKTQVDLLFRLVQYIERQVVLFDALEDASYKEINDLNGAGTLKQLMSEVVQNNKEEGFEQVLKDFCVRLVLTAHPTQFYPGSVLGIIRDLSSALIRNDASEINMLLQQLGKTPFLKKKKPTPYDEAVSLIWYLENVFYPAAGRIISALKNQFPQINTGKHALVKMGFWPGGDRDGNPFVTTDTTLQVAGALRGAILKCYYMDVRRLRRRLTFQGVEEELIELERKLYDEVFVPGYESKIQARELIDTLEAVRNVVNDKHNGLFVNKIENLINKIEIFGLHFASLDIRQDSSIHEKLYAQLAASGILPANYNELTEKQKTALLLELQQADVTGLVKDDVVKDTVQVVDAVCAIQKANGEEGCNRYIISHCTSVLNIIEVVGLFRLSGISGENFKVDVVPLFETIEDLQNAGAIMKDLYSIPSYKEHLNRRGKTQTIMLGFSDGTKDGGYLMANWSIYRAKEELTRITRQYGFDVIFFDGRGGPPSRGGGKTHKFYASMGSHISNKEIQLTIQGQTVSANFGIIESAQFNLEQLINAGVSNSLFTDRYPPLSGKKEELMQELASYGFDAYKQLKEHPQLANYLYEMSPLRFYNETNIGSRPAKRGGSQSSFSLNDLRAIPFAGAWSQLKQNVPGFYGVGTALKKMEYIGRFEELKSLYRESLYFKTLLDNCEMAMSKSYFPITAYMEKDEQFGGIWKMIYDEYLLTKEYLYKLSGHDTLMASYPVDKLSIRMRERIVKPLVTIQQYALVKLREGGDDLDEALRDAYGKLVMRCSFGIINAGRNSA
- the rplQ gene encoding 50S ribosomal protein L17, translated to MRHGDKIKNLSRTKAHRDALLRNLSCQLIEHKRIVTTVAKAKALRVYVEPLITKSKENTTHQRRIVFSHLQDKEAVKELFDAVAAKVGGRPGGYTRIIKLGIRPGDAAEKAMIELVDFNEVYGKGSDEKAAGKRTRRRSGSGKKKEEATAVAEAAPVEEVKEAVAPAAAEEAPAAEAKDENKEA